The proteins below are encoded in one region of Salmo salar chromosome ssa02, Ssal_v3.1, whole genome shotgun sequence:
- the LOC106596115 gene encoding acyl-CoA dehydrogenase family member 10 isoform X1: MMLMKKMRTAARLRSQLWSLKMPSLCHRSFAAISTYKAVIFDMYGVLIPSPVKLATVFEQQNSVPLGTLGRAIRTGGELNAWKRFMRGEIGAEEFVEAFGRQCSEIAGCPVPIGSFLSDLTSGPMTRPLPVMMKAILCARSRGLKTAVLSNNFFQLNGDPFLPLDHSLFDVIVESCREGLSKPDPRIYHLCLNRLGVSAHEAVFLDDLELNVKAAVQLGMHAIKVGDLAVSVKELEGMLGIPLSGFVPGPDSAPWATKLPMDRLTQYLRKALHLSDEADPVAVQQLSPSQSNSLYHLTTGGRHLLLRKQQKTSRAMETEYRMLKSLNGSSIPVPEIIDLCEDPSVLGAPFLLMEVCLGRMFSDHSLPGLTPGDRRALYQAMQHTLCQIHCLDTRVVGLEDYDEPVDYMGLQVRWWTQQYRDSETPPIPAMERLIQWLPLHLPKHQRTTLIHGSFRLENLVFHAEKPEVVAVMDWGRSRLGDPLIDLTFSCMGHCLPQDNPLLTGISDRGLVQLGIPTVEEVMGQYCSSMGLEEGIPDWNFYMAFHLFCLAASHQGESKSTIAGQTGSGRLAEQVADLAWDFATKEGFRIFNAMPRAPHAGTSPLKGKRSKITGAGL; the protein is encoded by the exons ATGATGCTGATGAAGAAGATGCGGACTGCTGCACGACTCAGGTCTCAGTTGTGGAGTCTGAAGATGCCTAGCCTCTGTCACAGAAGCTTTGCTGCCATCTCCACTTACAAAGCTGTAATTTTTGACATGTATGGAGTTCTCATTCCGTCACCTGTCAAATTGGCAACAG TGTTTGAACAACAGAACAGTGTTCCTCTGGGCACGCTGGGCAGGGCCATCAGGACGGGTGGGGAGTTGAACGCGTGGAAGAGGTTCATGCGTGGAGAGATTGGGGCTGAGGAGTTTGTGGAGGCCTTCGGCAGGCAGTGCAGTGAGATA GCAGGATGTCCTGTTCCCATTGGCTCATTCTTGTCTGATCTGACCAGTGGGCCAATGACCAGGCCTCTACCCGTCATGATGAAGGCCATTTTGTGTGCTCGCTCCAGGGGCCTGAAGACTGCTGTCCTCAGCAACAACTTCTTCCAGCTGAACGGTGACCCCTTTCTGCCTCTGGACCACTCTCTCTTCGATGTG ATAGTTGAGTCGTGTAGGGAGGGCCTCAGTAAGCCAGATCCTAGGATCTACCACCTGTGTCTGAACAGACTGGGTGTCTCTGCCCATGAGGCTGTGTTTCTGGATGACCTGGAGTTAAACGTTAAGGCAGCTGTCCAGCTAGGGATGCATGCTATCAAG GTAGGGGACCTTGCAGTGTCAGTGAAGGAGCTGGAAGGGATGCTGGGGATCCCCCTGTCAGGGTTTGTTCCTGGTCCTGACTCAGCCCCTTGGGCCACAAAGCTCCCTATGGACCGACTCACACAGTACCTGAGGAAGGCTCTCCATCTGTCTGACGAAG CAGACCCTGTTGCTGTCCAACAACTCAGCCCCAGCCAGTCAAACTCCTTATATCACTTGACCACTGGAGGGCGCCATCTACTCCTGAGGAAACAGCAGAAGACCTCCCGAGCCATGGAGACAGAGTACAG GATGTTGAAATCTCTCAATGGATCCAGCATCCCTGTTCCAGAGATCATTGATCTGTGTGAGGACCCAAG TGTCCTGGGTGCTCCCTTCCTCTTGATGGAGGTCTGTCTAGGGAGGATGTTCAGTGACCACTCCCTGCCAGGCCTGACCCCTGGGGACAGGAGGGCTTTGTACCAAGCcatgcaacacacactctgccagaTCCACTGTCTAGATACTAGAGTAGTCGGCCTGGAGGACTACGACGAGCCAG TGGATTACATGGGGCTTCAGGTACGGTGGTGGACTCAGCAGTACAGGGACAGTGAGACCCCGCCCATCCCAGCCATGGAGAGACTCATACAGTGGCTTCCTCTGCACCTCCCCAAACACCAGAGAACTACGCTGATCCATGGAAGCTTCAG ACTGGAGAACCTTGTGTTCCACGCAGAGAAGCCAGAGGTGGTTGCGGTGATGGACTGGGGCCGTTCCAGACTGGGTGACCCTCTAATAGACCTGACCTTCAGCTGTATGGGTCACTGCCTGCCCCAGGACAACCCTCTACTGACAG GTATATCTGACAGGGGCCTAGTCCAGCTGGGTATCCCCACTGTAGAGGAGGTGATGGGGCAGTACTGCAGCTCTATGGGTCTGGAGGAGGGAATCCCAGACTGGAACTTCTACATGGCCTTCCACCTCTTCTGCCTGGCAgccagccaccagggggagagcAAGAGTACCATTGCAG GACAAACTGGCTCTGGGAGGTTAGCTGAGCAGGTGGCTGACCTGGCCTGGGACTTTGCCACCAAAGAGGGCTTTCGTATCTTCAACGCCATGCCCAGGGCGCCTCATGCAGGCACTTCCCCTTTAAAGGG GAAAAGGTCAAAAATAACTGGAGCGGGACTTTAA
- the LOC106596115 gene encoding acyl-CoA dehydrogenase family member 10 isoform X5, protein MMLMKKMRTAARLRSQLWSLKMPSLCHRSFAAISTYKAVIFDMYGVLIPSPVKLATVFEQQNSVPLGTLGRAIRTGGELNAWKRFMRGEIGAEEFVEAFGRQCSEIIVESCREGLSKPDPRIYHLCLNRLGVSAHEAVFLDDLELNVKAAVQLGMHAIKVGDLAVSVKELEGMLGIPLSGFVPGPDSAPWATKLPMDRLTQYLRKALHLSDEADPVAVQQLSPSQSNSLYHLTTGGRHLLLRKQQKTSRAMETEYRMLKSLNGSSIPVPEIIDLCEDPSVLGAPFLLMEVCLGRMFSDHSLPGLTPGDRRALYQAMQHTLCQIHCLDTRVVGLEDYDEPVDYMGLQVRWWTQQYRDSETPPIPAMERLIQWLPLHLPKHQRTTLIHGSFRLENLVFHAEKPEVVAVMDWGRSRLGDPLIDLTFSCMGHCLPQDNPLLTGISDRGLVQLGIPTVEEVMGQYCSSMGLEEGIPDWNFYMAFHLFCLAASHQGESKSTIAGQTGSGRLAEQVADLAWDFATKEGFRIFNAMPRAPHAGTSPLKGKRSKITGAGL, encoded by the exons ATGATGCTGATGAAGAAGATGCGGACTGCTGCACGACTCAGGTCTCAGTTGTGGAGTCTGAAGATGCCTAGCCTCTGTCACAGAAGCTTTGCTGCCATCTCCACTTACAAAGCTGTAATTTTTGACATGTATGGAGTTCTCATTCCGTCACCTGTCAAATTGGCAACAG TGTTTGAACAACAGAACAGTGTTCCTCTGGGCACGCTGGGCAGGGCCATCAGGACGGGTGGGGAGTTGAACGCGTGGAAGAGGTTCATGCGTGGAGAGATTGGGGCTGAGGAGTTTGTGGAGGCCTTCGGCAGGCAGTGCAGTGAGATA ATAGTTGAGTCGTGTAGGGAGGGCCTCAGTAAGCCAGATCCTAGGATCTACCACCTGTGTCTGAACAGACTGGGTGTCTCTGCCCATGAGGCTGTGTTTCTGGATGACCTGGAGTTAAACGTTAAGGCAGCTGTCCAGCTAGGGATGCATGCTATCAAG GTAGGGGACCTTGCAGTGTCAGTGAAGGAGCTGGAAGGGATGCTGGGGATCCCCCTGTCAGGGTTTGTTCCTGGTCCTGACTCAGCCCCTTGGGCCACAAAGCTCCCTATGGACCGACTCACACAGTACCTGAGGAAGGCTCTCCATCTGTCTGACGAAG CAGACCCTGTTGCTGTCCAACAACTCAGCCCCAGCCAGTCAAACTCCTTATATCACTTGACCACTGGAGGGCGCCATCTACTCCTGAGGAAACAGCAGAAGACCTCCCGAGCCATGGAGACAGAGTACAG GATGTTGAAATCTCTCAATGGATCCAGCATCCCTGTTCCAGAGATCATTGATCTGTGTGAGGACCCAAG TGTCCTGGGTGCTCCCTTCCTCTTGATGGAGGTCTGTCTAGGGAGGATGTTCAGTGACCACTCCCTGCCAGGCCTGACCCCTGGGGACAGGAGGGCTTTGTACCAAGCcatgcaacacacactctgccagaTCCACTGTCTAGATACTAGAGTAGTCGGCCTGGAGGACTACGACGAGCCAG TGGATTACATGGGGCTTCAGGTACGGTGGTGGACTCAGCAGTACAGGGACAGTGAGACCCCGCCCATCCCAGCCATGGAGAGACTCATACAGTGGCTTCCTCTGCACCTCCCCAAACACCAGAGAACTACGCTGATCCATGGAAGCTTCAG ACTGGAGAACCTTGTGTTCCACGCAGAGAAGCCAGAGGTGGTTGCGGTGATGGACTGGGGCCGTTCCAGACTGGGTGACCCTCTAATAGACCTGACCTTCAGCTGTATGGGTCACTGCCTGCCCCAGGACAACCCTCTACTGACAG GTATATCTGACAGGGGCCTAGTCCAGCTGGGTATCCCCACTGTAGAGGAGGTGATGGGGCAGTACTGCAGCTCTATGGGTCTGGAGGAGGGAATCCCAGACTGGAACTTCTACATGGCCTTCCACCTCTTCTGCCTGGCAgccagccaccagggggagagcAAGAGTACCATTGCAG GACAAACTGGCTCTGGGAGGTTAGCTGAGCAGGTGGCTGACCTGGCCTGGGACTTTGCCACCAAAGAGGGCTTTCGTATCTTCAACGCCATGCCCAGGGCGCCTCATGCAGGCACTTCCCCTTTAAAGGG GAAAAGGTCAAAAATAACTGGAGCGGGACTTTAA
- the LOC106596115 gene encoding acyl-CoA dehydrogenase family member 10 isoform X2 — MMLMKKMRTAARLRSQLWSLKMPSLCHRSFAAISTYKAVIFDMYGVLIPSPVKLATVFEQQNSVPLGTLGRAIRTGGELNAWKRFMRGEIGAEEFVEAFGRQCSEIAGCPVPIGSFLSDLTSGPMTRPLPVMMKAILCARSRGLKTAVLSNNFFQLNGDPFLPLDHSLFDVIVESCREGLSKPDPRIYHLCLNRLGVSAHEAVFLDDLELNVKAAVQLGMHAIKVGDLAVSVKELEGMLGIPLSGFVPGPDSAPWATKLPMDRLTQYLRKALHLSDEDPVAVQQLSPSQSNSLYHLTTGGRHLLLRKQQKTSRAMETEYRMLKSLNGSSIPVPEIIDLCEDPSVLGAPFLLMEVCLGRMFSDHSLPGLTPGDRRALYQAMQHTLCQIHCLDTRVVGLEDYDEPVDYMGLQVRWWTQQYRDSETPPIPAMERLIQWLPLHLPKHQRTTLIHGSFRLENLVFHAEKPEVVAVMDWGRSRLGDPLIDLTFSCMGHCLPQDNPLLTGISDRGLVQLGIPTVEEVMGQYCSSMGLEEGIPDWNFYMAFHLFCLAASHQGESKSTIAGQTGSGRLAEQVADLAWDFATKEGFRIFNAMPRAPHAGTSPLKGKRSKITGAGL; from the exons ATGATGCTGATGAAGAAGATGCGGACTGCTGCACGACTCAGGTCTCAGTTGTGGAGTCTGAAGATGCCTAGCCTCTGTCACAGAAGCTTTGCTGCCATCTCCACTTACAAAGCTGTAATTTTTGACATGTATGGAGTTCTCATTCCGTCACCTGTCAAATTGGCAACAG TGTTTGAACAACAGAACAGTGTTCCTCTGGGCACGCTGGGCAGGGCCATCAGGACGGGTGGGGAGTTGAACGCGTGGAAGAGGTTCATGCGTGGAGAGATTGGGGCTGAGGAGTTTGTGGAGGCCTTCGGCAGGCAGTGCAGTGAGATA GCAGGATGTCCTGTTCCCATTGGCTCATTCTTGTCTGATCTGACCAGTGGGCCAATGACCAGGCCTCTACCCGTCATGATGAAGGCCATTTTGTGTGCTCGCTCCAGGGGCCTGAAGACTGCTGTCCTCAGCAACAACTTCTTCCAGCTGAACGGTGACCCCTTTCTGCCTCTGGACCACTCTCTCTTCGATGTG ATAGTTGAGTCGTGTAGGGAGGGCCTCAGTAAGCCAGATCCTAGGATCTACCACCTGTGTCTGAACAGACTGGGTGTCTCTGCCCATGAGGCTGTGTTTCTGGATGACCTGGAGTTAAACGTTAAGGCAGCTGTCCAGCTAGGGATGCATGCTATCAAG GTAGGGGACCTTGCAGTGTCAGTGAAGGAGCTGGAAGGGATGCTGGGGATCCCCCTGTCAGGGTTTGTTCCTGGTCCTGACTCAGCCCCTTGGGCCACAAAGCTCCCTATGGACCGACTCACACAGTACCTGAGGAAGGCTCTCCATCTGTCTGACGAAG ACCCTGTTGCTGTCCAACAACTCAGCCCCAGCCAGTCAAACTCCTTATATCACTTGACCACTGGAGGGCGCCATCTACTCCTGAGGAAACAGCAGAAGACCTCCCGAGCCATGGAGACAGAGTACAG GATGTTGAAATCTCTCAATGGATCCAGCATCCCTGTTCCAGAGATCATTGATCTGTGTGAGGACCCAAG TGTCCTGGGTGCTCCCTTCCTCTTGATGGAGGTCTGTCTAGGGAGGATGTTCAGTGACCACTCCCTGCCAGGCCTGACCCCTGGGGACAGGAGGGCTTTGTACCAAGCcatgcaacacacactctgccagaTCCACTGTCTAGATACTAGAGTAGTCGGCCTGGAGGACTACGACGAGCCAG TGGATTACATGGGGCTTCAGGTACGGTGGTGGACTCAGCAGTACAGGGACAGTGAGACCCCGCCCATCCCAGCCATGGAGAGACTCATACAGTGGCTTCCTCTGCACCTCCCCAAACACCAGAGAACTACGCTGATCCATGGAAGCTTCAG ACTGGAGAACCTTGTGTTCCACGCAGAGAAGCCAGAGGTGGTTGCGGTGATGGACTGGGGCCGTTCCAGACTGGGTGACCCTCTAATAGACCTGACCTTCAGCTGTATGGGTCACTGCCTGCCCCAGGACAACCCTCTACTGACAG GTATATCTGACAGGGGCCTAGTCCAGCTGGGTATCCCCACTGTAGAGGAGGTGATGGGGCAGTACTGCAGCTCTATGGGTCTGGAGGAGGGAATCCCAGACTGGAACTTCTACATGGCCTTCCACCTCTTCTGCCTGGCAgccagccaccagggggagagcAAGAGTACCATTGCAG GACAAACTGGCTCTGGGAGGTTAGCTGAGCAGGTGGCTGACCTGGCCTGGGACTTTGCCACCAAAGAGGGCTTTCGTATCTTCAACGCCATGCCCAGGGCGCCTCATGCAGGCACTTCCCCTTTAAAGGG GAAAAGGTCAAAAATAACTGGAGCGGGACTTTAA
- the LOC106596115 gene encoding acyl-CoA dehydrogenase family member 10 isoform X6, whose amino-acid sequence MEFSFRHLSNWQQAGCPVPIGSFLSDLTSGPMTRPLPVMMKAILCARSRGLKTAVLSNNFFQLNGDPFLPLDHSLFDVIVESCREGLSKPDPRIYHLCLNRLGVSAHEAVFLDDLELNVKAAVQLGMHAIKVGDLAVSVKELEGMLGIPLSGFVPGPDSAPWATKLPMDRLTQYLRKALHLSDEADPVAVQQLSPSQSNSLYHLTTGGRHLLLRKQQKTSRAMETEYRMLKSLNGSSIPVPEIIDLCEDPSVLGAPFLLMEVCLGRMFSDHSLPGLTPGDRRALYQAMQHTLCQIHCLDTRVVGLEDYDEPVDYMGLQVRWWTQQYRDSETPPIPAMERLIQWLPLHLPKHQRTTLIHGSFRLENLVFHAEKPEVVAVMDWGRSRLGDPLIDLTFSCMGHCLPQDNPLLTGISDRGLVQLGIPTVEEVMGQYCSSMGLEEGIPDWNFYMAFHLFCLAASHQGESKSTIAGQTGSGRLAEQVADLAWDFATKEGFRIFNAMPRAPHAGTSPLKGKRSKITGAGL is encoded by the exons ATGGAGTTCTCATTCCGTCACCTGTCAAATTGGCAACAG GCAGGATGTCCTGTTCCCATTGGCTCATTCTTGTCTGATCTGACCAGTGGGCCAATGACCAGGCCTCTACCCGTCATGATGAAGGCCATTTTGTGTGCTCGCTCCAGGGGCCTGAAGACTGCTGTCCTCAGCAACAACTTCTTCCAGCTGAACGGTGACCCCTTTCTGCCTCTGGACCACTCTCTCTTCGATGTG ATAGTTGAGTCGTGTAGGGAGGGCCTCAGTAAGCCAGATCCTAGGATCTACCACCTGTGTCTGAACAGACTGGGTGTCTCTGCCCATGAGGCTGTGTTTCTGGATGACCTGGAGTTAAACGTTAAGGCAGCTGTCCAGCTAGGGATGCATGCTATCAAG GTAGGGGACCTTGCAGTGTCAGTGAAGGAGCTGGAAGGGATGCTGGGGATCCCCCTGTCAGGGTTTGTTCCTGGTCCTGACTCAGCCCCTTGGGCCACAAAGCTCCCTATGGACCGACTCACACAGTACCTGAGGAAGGCTCTCCATCTGTCTGACGAAG CAGACCCTGTTGCTGTCCAACAACTCAGCCCCAGCCAGTCAAACTCCTTATATCACTTGACCACTGGAGGGCGCCATCTACTCCTGAGGAAACAGCAGAAGACCTCCCGAGCCATGGAGACAGAGTACAG GATGTTGAAATCTCTCAATGGATCCAGCATCCCTGTTCCAGAGATCATTGATCTGTGTGAGGACCCAAG TGTCCTGGGTGCTCCCTTCCTCTTGATGGAGGTCTGTCTAGGGAGGATGTTCAGTGACCACTCCCTGCCAGGCCTGACCCCTGGGGACAGGAGGGCTTTGTACCAAGCcatgcaacacacactctgccagaTCCACTGTCTAGATACTAGAGTAGTCGGCCTGGAGGACTACGACGAGCCAG TGGATTACATGGGGCTTCAGGTACGGTGGTGGACTCAGCAGTACAGGGACAGTGAGACCCCGCCCATCCCAGCCATGGAGAGACTCATACAGTGGCTTCCTCTGCACCTCCCCAAACACCAGAGAACTACGCTGATCCATGGAAGCTTCAG ACTGGAGAACCTTGTGTTCCACGCAGAGAAGCCAGAGGTGGTTGCGGTGATGGACTGGGGCCGTTCCAGACTGGGTGACCCTCTAATAGACCTGACCTTCAGCTGTATGGGTCACTGCCTGCCCCAGGACAACCCTCTACTGACAG GTATATCTGACAGGGGCCTAGTCCAGCTGGGTATCCCCACTGTAGAGGAGGTGATGGGGCAGTACTGCAGCTCTATGGGTCTGGAGGAGGGAATCCCAGACTGGAACTTCTACATGGCCTTCCACCTCTTCTGCCTGGCAgccagccaccagggggagagcAAGAGTACCATTGCAG GACAAACTGGCTCTGGGAGGTTAGCTGAGCAGGTGGCTGACCTGGCCTGGGACTTTGCCACCAAAGAGGGCTTTCGTATCTTCAACGCCATGCCCAGGGCGCCTCATGCAGGCACTTCCCCTTTAAAGGG GAAAAGGTCAAAAATAACTGGAGCGGGACTTTAA
- the LOC106596115 gene encoding acyl-CoA dehydrogenase family member 10 isoform X3 codes for MMLMKKMRTAARLRSQLWSLKMPSLCHRSFAAISTYKAVIFDMYGVLIPSPVKLATVFEQQNSVPLGTLGRAIRTGGELNAWKRFMRGEIGAEEFVEAFGRQCSEIAGCPVPIGSFLSDLTSGPMTRPLPVMMKAILCARSRGLKTAVLSNNFFQLNGDPFLPLDHSLFDVIVESCREGLSKPDPRIYHLCLNRLGVSAHEAVFLDDLELNVKAAVQLGMHAIKVGDLAVSVKELEGMLGIPLSGFVPGPDSAPWATKLPMDRLTQYLRKALHLSDEADPVAVQQLSPSQSNSLYHLTTGGRHLLLRKQQKTSRAMETEYRMLKSLNGSSIPVPEIIDLCEDPSVLGAPFLLMEVCLGRMFSDHSLPGLTPGDRRALYQAMQHTLCQIHCLDTRVVGLEDYDEPVDYMGLQVRWWTQQYRDSETPPIPAMERLIQWLPLHLPKHQRTTLIHGSFRLENLVFHAEKPEVVAVMDWGRSRLGDPLIDLTFSCMGHCLPQDNPLLTGISDRGLVQLGIPTVEEVMGQYCSSMGLEEGIPDWNFYMAFHLFCLAASHQGESKSTIAGQTGSGRLAEQVADLAWDFATKEGFRIFNAMPRAPHAGTSPLKGQVAE; via the exons ATGATGCTGATGAAGAAGATGCGGACTGCTGCACGACTCAGGTCTCAGTTGTGGAGTCTGAAGATGCCTAGCCTCTGTCACAGAAGCTTTGCTGCCATCTCCACTTACAAAGCTGTAATTTTTGACATGTATGGAGTTCTCATTCCGTCACCTGTCAAATTGGCAACAG TGTTTGAACAACAGAACAGTGTTCCTCTGGGCACGCTGGGCAGGGCCATCAGGACGGGTGGGGAGTTGAACGCGTGGAAGAGGTTCATGCGTGGAGAGATTGGGGCTGAGGAGTTTGTGGAGGCCTTCGGCAGGCAGTGCAGTGAGATA GCAGGATGTCCTGTTCCCATTGGCTCATTCTTGTCTGATCTGACCAGTGGGCCAATGACCAGGCCTCTACCCGTCATGATGAAGGCCATTTTGTGTGCTCGCTCCAGGGGCCTGAAGACTGCTGTCCTCAGCAACAACTTCTTCCAGCTGAACGGTGACCCCTTTCTGCCTCTGGACCACTCTCTCTTCGATGTG ATAGTTGAGTCGTGTAGGGAGGGCCTCAGTAAGCCAGATCCTAGGATCTACCACCTGTGTCTGAACAGACTGGGTGTCTCTGCCCATGAGGCTGTGTTTCTGGATGACCTGGAGTTAAACGTTAAGGCAGCTGTCCAGCTAGGGATGCATGCTATCAAG GTAGGGGACCTTGCAGTGTCAGTGAAGGAGCTGGAAGGGATGCTGGGGATCCCCCTGTCAGGGTTTGTTCCTGGTCCTGACTCAGCCCCTTGGGCCACAAAGCTCCCTATGGACCGACTCACACAGTACCTGAGGAAGGCTCTCCATCTGTCTGACGAAG CAGACCCTGTTGCTGTCCAACAACTCAGCCCCAGCCAGTCAAACTCCTTATATCACTTGACCACTGGAGGGCGCCATCTACTCCTGAGGAAACAGCAGAAGACCTCCCGAGCCATGGAGACAGAGTACAG GATGTTGAAATCTCTCAATGGATCCAGCATCCCTGTTCCAGAGATCATTGATCTGTGTGAGGACCCAAG TGTCCTGGGTGCTCCCTTCCTCTTGATGGAGGTCTGTCTAGGGAGGATGTTCAGTGACCACTCCCTGCCAGGCCTGACCCCTGGGGACAGGAGGGCTTTGTACCAAGCcatgcaacacacactctgccagaTCCACTGTCTAGATACTAGAGTAGTCGGCCTGGAGGACTACGACGAGCCAG TGGATTACATGGGGCTTCAGGTACGGTGGTGGACTCAGCAGTACAGGGACAGTGAGACCCCGCCCATCCCAGCCATGGAGAGACTCATACAGTGGCTTCCTCTGCACCTCCCCAAACACCAGAGAACTACGCTGATCCATGGAAGCTTCAG ACTGGAGAACCTTGTGTTCCACGCAGAGAAGCCAGAGGTGGTTGCGGTGATGGACTGGGGCCGTTCCAGACTGGGTGACCCTCTAATAGACCTGACCTTCAGCTGTATGGGTCACTGCCTGCCCCAGGACAACCCTCTACTGACAG GTATATCTGACAGGGGCCTAGTCCAGCTGGGTATCCCCACTGTAGAGGAGGTGATGGGGCAGTACTGCAGCTCTATGGGTCTGGAGGAGGGAATCCCAGACTGGAACTTCTACATGGCCTTCCACCTCTTCTGCCTGGCAgccagccaccagggggagagcAAGAGTACCATTGCAG GACAAACTGGCTCTGGGAGGTTAGCTGAGCAGGTGGCTGACCTGGCCTGGGACTTTGCCACCAAAGAGGGCTTTCGTATCTTCAACGCCATGCCCAGGGCGCCTCATGCAGGCACTTCCCCTTTAAAGGGGCAAGTAGCAGAGTGA
- the LOC106596115 gene encoding acyl-CoA dehydrogenase family member 10 isoform X4, which yields MMLMKKMRTAARLRSQLWSLKMPSLCHRSFAAISTYKAVIFDMYGVLIPSPVKLATVFEQQNSVPLGTLGRAIRTGGELNAWKRFMRGEIGAEEFVEAFGRQCSEIAGCPVPIGSFLSDLTSGPMTRPLPVMMKAILCARSRGLKTAVLSNNFFQLNGDPFLPLDHSLFDVIVESCREGLSKPDPRIYHLCLNRLGVSAHEAVFLDDLELNVKAAVQLGMHAIKVGDLAVSVKELEGMLGIPLSGFVPGPDSAPWATKLPMDRLTQYLRKALHLSDEDPVAVQQLSPSQSNSLYHLTTGGRHLLLRKQQKTSRAMETEYRMLKSLNGSSIPVPEIIDLCEDPSVLGAPFLLMEVCLGRMFSDHSLPGLTPGDRRALYQAMQHTLCQIHCLDTRVVGLEDYDEPVDYMGLQVRWWTQQYRDSETPPIPAMERLIQWLPLHLPKHQRTTLIHGSFRLENLVFHAEKPEVVAVMDWGRSRLGDPLIDLTFSCMGHCLPQDNPLLTGISDRGLVQLGIPTVEEVMGQYCSSMGLEEGIPDWNFYMAFHLFCLAASHQGESKSTIAGTRT from the exons ATGATGCTGATGAAGAAGATGCGGACTGCTGCACGACTCAGGTCTCAGTTGTGGAGTCTGAAGATGCCTAGCCTCTGTCACAGAAGCTTTGCTGCCATCTCCACTTACAAAGCTGTAATTTTTGACATGTATGGAGTTCTCATTCCGTCACCTGTCAAATTGGCAACAG TGTTTGAACAACAGAACAGTGTTCCTCTGGGCACGCTGGGCAGGGCCATCAGGACGGGTGGGGAGTTGAACGCGTGGAAGAGGTTCATGCGTGGAGAGATTGGGGCTGAGGAGTTTGTGGAGGCCTTCGGCAGGCAGTGCAGTGAGATA GCAGGATGTCCTGTTCCCATTGGCTCATTCTTGTCTGATCTGACCAGTGGGCCAATGACCAGGCCTCTACCCGTCATGATGAAGGCCATTTTGTGTGCTCGCTCCAGGGGCCTGAAGACTGCTGTCCTCAGCAACAACTTCTTCCAGCTGAACGGTGACCCCTTTCTGCCTCTGGACCACTCTCTCTTCGATGTG ATAGTTGAGTCGTGTAGGGAGGGCCTCAGTAAGCCAGATCCTAGGATCTACCACCTGTGTCTGAACAGACTGGGTGTCTCTGCCCATGAGGCTGTGTTTCTGGATGACCTGGAGTTAAACGTTAAGGCAGCTGTCCAGCTAGGGATGCATGCTATCAAG GTAGGGGACCTTGCAGTGTCAGTGAAGGAGCTGGAAGGGATGCTGGGGATCCCCCTGTCAGGGTTTGTTCCTGGTCCTGACTCAGCCCCTTGGGCCACAAAGCTCCCTATGGACCGACTCACACAGTACCTGAGGAAGGCTCTCCATCTGTCTGACGAAG ACCCTGTTGCTGTCCAACAACTCAGCCCCAGCCAGTCAAACTCCTTATATCACTTGACCACTGGAGGGCGCCATCTACTCCTGAGGAAACAGCAGAAGACCTCCCGAGCCATGGAGACAGAGTACAG GATGTTGAAATCTCTCAATGGATCCAGCATCCCTGTTCCAGAGATCATTGATCTGTGTGAGGACCCAAG TGTCCTGGGTGCTCCCTTCCTCTTGATGGAGGTCTGTCTAGGGAGGATGTTCAGTGACCACTCCCTGCCAGGCCTGACCCCTGGGGACAGGAGGGCTTTGTACCAAGCcatgcaacacacactctgccagaTCCACTGTCTAGATACTAGAGTAGTCGGCCTGGAGGACTACGACGAGCCAG TGGATTACATGGGGCTTCAGGTACGGTGGTGGACTCAGCAGTACAGGGACAGTGAGACCCCGCCCATCCCAGCCATGGAGAGACTCATACAGTGGCTTCCTCTGCACCTCCCCAAACACCAGAGAACTACGCTGATCCATGGAAGCTTCAG ACTGGAGAACCTTGTGTTCCACGCAGAGAAGCCAGAGGTGGTTGCGGTGATGGACTGGGGCCGTTCCAGACTGGGTGACCCTCTAATAGACCTGACCTTCAGCTGTATGGGTCACTGCCTGCCCCAGGACAACCCTCTACTGACAG GTATATCTGACAGGGGCCTAGTCCAGCTGGGTATCCCCACTGTAGAGGAGGTGATGGGGCAGTACTGCAGCTCTATGGGTCTGGAGGAGGGAATCCCAGACTGGAACTTCTACATGGCCTTCCACCTCTTCTGCCTGGCAgccagccaccagggggagagcAAGAGTACCATTGCAGGTACCAGAACATAG